One window of Streptococcus suis genomic DNA carries:
- a CDS encoding beta-hexosaminidase, whose protein sequence is MTHLVDLRKKPYSLDEEAISWIEETIAQMTLDEKIGHLFVNMGSQRTEEYLTGVLNDYKIAAVRYNPGPAVDIWEQNYILQTKSKIPLLIAANTESGGNGAVTDGTKIGDEIKIAATTDPHYAYEMGKVAGLEAAAVGCNASFAPIMDLSRNWRNPIIANRTWGANVDQVIELSKEYMRGIMEHGIVPFAKHFPGDGIDERDHHLSFASNPMTKSEWMETFGRIYGEMADAGLPGIMAGHIHLPNVEKEMHPERELDDMLPASLNKTLLDELLRGELGYNGAIVTDASHMIGMTASMPRRELLPTAIEAGCDLFLFFNDPEEDLQWMKEGLENGLLSEERLHDALRRTLGLKAKLGLHQFEGRRQEIMLPKEEALALIGRDEAKQLAKEIADKAITLVKAKQEGIFPVNPERYKRILLVEVDGYKGGFGAMINAGKKRAADTLKELLEARGHQVSIWENTEARIAKLPEEERPAAIANVYASKRPIAEITDNYDLIIDLVDVNSGGTTQRIIWPAAKGTPDQPFYVHEIPTIVVSVQHPFALADMPQVATYINAYDGLPVTLEALVAKLAGESDFTGVSPVDAYCGLVDTQIWRGK, encoded by the coding sequence ATGACACATTTAGTAGATTTACGGAAGAAACCTTACAGCCTTGATGAAGAGGCTATTTCTTGGATTGAAGAAACTATTGCTCAGATGACCTTGGATGAAAAAATCGGTCACCTCTTTGTCAACATGGGGAGCCAGCGGACAGAAGAATATCTGACTGGAGTATTAAATGATTATAAGATTGCTGCTGTTCGTTACAATCCTGGACCTGCTGTAGATATTTGGGAGCAAAACTATATTTTGCAGACCAAGTCTAAAATTCCTCTCTTGATTGCAGCCAATACCGAATCTGGTGGGAATGGCGCTGTTACGGACGGAACGAAAATTGGGGATGAGATCAAGATTGCTGCGACAACCGATCCCCACTATGCTTATGAAATGGGGAAAGTTGCAGGACTTGAAGCAGCTGCAGTAGGCTGCAATGCCTCCTTTGCACCGATTATGGACCTCAGTCGTAATTGGCGCAATCCAATCATTGCAAACCGAACATGGGGAGCTAATGTAGACCAAGTCATTGAATTATCCAAAGAATACATGCGAGGTATTATGGAGCATGGCATTGTGCCGTTTGCTAAGCATTTCCCAGGCGATGGTATTGATGAACGTGACCATCATCTCTCTTTTGCTTCGAATCCCATGACCAAATCTGAATGGATGGAAACATTTGGACGGATTTATGGTGAGATGGCTGACGCAGGTCTCCCAGGTATTATGGCGGGGCATATTCATTTGCCAAATGTTGAGAAAGAAATGCATCCAGAACGTGAATTGGATGATATGTTGCCAGCTTCGCTGAATAAAACCCTCTTGGATGAATTGCTTCGTGGAGAATTAGGTTACAATGGCGCCATTGTCACGGATGCTAGTCACATGATTGGTATGACAGCCTCTATGCCACGTCGTGAGTTATTGCCTACAGCTATTGAGGCAGGTTGTGATCTTTTCCTTTTCTTCAACGATCCAGAAGAAGATTTGCAATGGATGAAAGAAGGATTGGAAAATGGTCTGCTTTCTGAGGAACGCCTCCATGATGCTCTTCGTCGTACCTTGGGCTTGAAAGCTAAACTCGGTCTTCATCAGTTTGAAGGTCGTCGTCAGGAAATCATGTTGCCAAAAGAAGAAGCACTGGCTTTGATTGGTAGAGATGAGGCGAAACAGCTTGCAAAAGAAATAGCTGACAAGGCGATTACCTTGGTAAAAGCCAAACAAGAAGGAATTTTCCCCGTCAATCCAGAACGCTACAAACGGATTTTGTTGGTAGAAGTAGATGGCTATAAGGGTGGTTTTGGCGCCATGATCAATGCTGGCAAGAAGAGAGCAGCCGATACGCTGAAAGAACTATTAGAAGCTCGAGGTCACCAAGTATCTATCTGGGAAAATACGGAGGCACGGATTGCTAAATTACCAGAAGAAGAAAGACCAGCAGCGATTGCGAATGTCTATGCTTCCAAGCGTCCTATTGCCGAAATCACAGATAACTATGATTTGATTATCGATTTAGTCGATGTCAACTCAGGAGGGACAACTCAGCGGATTATTTGGCCAGCTGCTAAGGGAACGCCAGACCAGCCTTTCTATGTTCACGAAATTCCAACCATTGTCGTCTCTGTTCAGCACCCATTTGCACTTGCAGATATGCCACAGGTTGCAACCTATATCAATGCCTACGATGGCTTGCCAGTCACATTAGAAGCCTTGGTTGCTAAACTAGCAGGAGAGTCAGACTTTACAGGAGTATCACCTGTAGATGCCTATTGTGGCTTGGTAGATACACAGATTTGGCGCGGAAAATAA